The Sphingomonas sp. So64.6b genome includes a region encoding these proteins:
- a CDS encoding calcium-binding protein — MPAAPVTWRDQFTVSTANVSTQDQPVVTQLANGNILVAWRSADSSGVGSPAGTDIIGRIFDAVGNPVTGEILLNDGAFAFNEEFPDVAALPNGGFVVVYSRAEDAGTRLCIDQFDGAGVAGAFTPSIALGSLSYPNFADPQVTVSSTGTVLIAYTQYNSATDAFIEGVIYNPATATFGIPFTSITGGINVDVDVAALTNGYFVIVGREAPTSGTDNGLYVNVRSDTGASLTMSPISGTQGGGFDREPVVAGLAGGGFAIAYTSTTPGGETNVLVRTYNSGGIPIVTATAGTDVANNNNSHPTITGLPDGSFIVAFESNESGVNGLEATHFSATGVALGSFIYAAIGNDQPNIIALNDGRFASVTWDASSNISLEFLDTRDAVNATPAPSLGNTETQVGTVGNDVFTVHASSFFVYGGAGNDVITSVNGAAIFGGEGNDTIIADDSSIQHFDGGNGTDTIDFSFVLEGAIQNVNLTTGQSNFINEYYNGFENVIGSAGTNNFVGTSGVNILNGAGGNDVLTGGLGADQLIGGAGVDTAAYDDNFGAIFVNLTTGLGFGGAAQGDTYSGIENVRGTNLDDFVIGDNAANRLEGLGGNDTLIGSLGADVFDGGAGIDTVSYIDNQGPIFINLTSGPGYNNAAQGDSFIGIENITGGIYADFIIGSAVGNRIDGGAGDDYIIGALGADAIIGGDGNDTASYEDNQGPIFINLSTGLGYGNAAEGDTFSGIENIIGNLYNDFIIGDAQANRLEGRQGNDTLVGAGGADTFVFNTALGAGNVDTINDFVHGADRIELSHSIFAAMGVGTLATTGFAIGAATTTAQHILYDAATGNLSYDADGSGAGAAIIFATLQGHPTISSADFVII, encoded by the coding sequence ATGCCCGCAGCCCCCGTTACTTGGCGCGACCAGTTCACCGTCAGCACCGCAAATGTCAGCACCCAGGACCAGCCGGTCGTGACTCAGCTCGCCAATGGCAACATTCTGGTCGCATGGCGCAGCGCGGACAGCAGTGGCGTGGGCAGCCCTGCGGGCACCGATATCATCGGCCGCATCTTTGATGCCGTCGGCAATCCGGTCACCGGGGAGATTCTCCTCAACGACGGCGCGTTTGCGTTTAACGAGGAATTCCCCGATGTGGCCGCATTGCCGAACGGTGGATTTGTCGTGGTGTATAGCCGCGCCGAAGATGCCGGCACCCGGCTCTGCATCGATCAGTTCGACGGCGCCGGCGTTGCCGGCGCATTCACCCCGTCGATCGCGCTGGGATCCCTTTCCTATCCCAATTTCGCGGATCCACAGGTGACGGTCTCGTCGACCGGCACGGTACTCATCGCCTATACCCAGTATAACAGCGCGACCGACGCCTTTATCGAAGGGGTCATTTACAATCCAGCGACAGCCACCTTCGGAATACCATTCACCTCCATCACTGGCGGCATCAACGTCGATGTCGACGTGGCGGCCTTGACCAATGGTTATTTCGTCATCGTCGGACGGGAAGCGCCGACGTCGGGCACAGATAACGGTCTTTACGTCAACGTCCGATCAGATACCGGTGCCAGCCTGACGATGAGCCCGATCAGTGGGACACAGGGCGGCGGCTTCGATCGCGAGCCCGTTGTCGCCGGCCTGGCCGGCGGTGGGTTTGCGATCGCCTACACCAGCACAACGCCGGGCGGCGAAACCAATGTATTGGTTCGAACCTATAATTCCGGCGGCATACCGATCGTCACCGCCACGGCCGGAACCGATGTCGCGAACAACAATAATAGCCATCCAACCATCACCGGCCTGCCCGACGGCTCTTTCATCGTTGCGTTCGAAAGCAATGAAAGCGGCGTGAATGGACTGGAAGCCACGCATTTCAGCGCGACCGGCGTCGCTCTCGGCTCCTTCATCTATGCCGCCATCGGAAACGATCAGCCAAACATCATCGCATTGAATGACGGACGGTTCGCCAGCGTGACTTGGGACGCAAGTTCCAACATCTCGCTCGAATTCCTCGACACGCGCGATGCGGTCAACGCGACGCCGGCACCCAGCCTGGGCAATACCGAAACACAGGTTGGTACGGTCGGCAATGACGTTTTCACCGTCCATGCCTCGTCATTCTTCGTCTATGGCGGAGCCGGCAACGACGTGATCACCAGCGTCAACGGCGCCGCGATCTTCGGCGGCGAGGGCAACGATACTATCATCGCCGATGACAGCTCGATTCAGCATTTCGACGGTGGAAATGGCACCGACACGATAGATTTCTCGTTCGTTCTGGAAGGTGCGATCCAGAATGTGAACCTGACCACCGGGCAAAGCAATTTCATCAACGAATATTATAACGGCTTCGAAAATGTGATCGGAAGCGCCGGCACGAATAATTTCGTCGGCACCAGCGGCGTGAACATATTGAACGGCGCGGGCGGCAATGACGTGCTGACCGGCGGGCTTGGTGCCGACCAATTAATCGGCGGCGCGGGCGTCGACACGGCAGCATATGACGACAATTTCGGCGCGATCTTCGTCAACCTGACCACCGGGCTCGGCTTTGGCGGCGCTGCACAGGGCGATACGTATAGCGGCATCGAGAATGTCCGCGGCACCAACCTCGACGACTTCGTCATCGGCGACAATGCCGCTAACCGGCTTGAGGGGTTGGGTGGCAACGACACCCTAATCGGATCGCTTGGCGCGGATGTGTTCGACGGCGGTGCGGGGATCGATACGGTCAGCTATATCGACAATCAGGGGCCGATCTTCATCAACCTGACCTCGGGGCCCGGGTATAACAATGCCGCGCAGGGTGACAGCTTCATCGGCATCGAGAACATCACCGGCGGAATCTATGCCGACTTCATCATCGGCAGCGCGGTCGGCAACCGCATCGATGGCGGCGCGGGCGACGATTACATCATCGGCGCGCTCGGGGCCGATGCGATCATCGGCGGTGACGGCAATGATACGGCCTCATATGAGGATAATCAGGGCCCGATCTTCATCAACCTCTCGACCGGCCTCGGTTATGGCAACGCCGCCGAGGGTGATACCTTCTCGGGAATCGAGAATATCATCGGCAATCTCTACAATGATTTCATCATCGGCGATGCACAGGCCAATCGCCTGGAAGGGCGCCAGGGCAACGATACGCTGGTCGGCGCGGGCGGTGCCGACACTTTCGTGTTCAACACAGCACTCGGAGCGGGCAATGTCGATACGATCAACGACTTCGTTCATGGCGCCGACCGGATCGAACTGAGCCACTCGATCTTCGCCGCTATGGGTGTCGGCACGCTCGCGACCACCGGCTTCGCGATCGGCGCGGCGACAACGACCGCGCAGCATATCCTGTACGATGCCGCCACGGGCAATTTGTCCTACGATGCCGATGGGTCGGGCGCAGGTGCCGCAATCATTTTCGCCACGCTACAGGGTCACCCGACGATCTCGAGCGCGGATTTTGTCATCATCTGA
- a CDS encoding GNAT family N-acetyltransferase has protein sequence MRYDVTIRTATGDDWPALWPILRAVAAAGDTFTYPRDLDEHTAKALWMEAPPGRTIVATDANGTILGTAKINRNQAGAGSHVATASFMVSPAGRGGGVGRTLGEAAIDWARTAGFRAMQFNAVVSTNAAAVHLWRSLGFEVVGVVPGAFAHPVHGDVALNVMHRWL, from the coding sequence GTGCGCTACGACGTGACCATCCGCACCGCGACAGGCGACGATTGGCCTGCGCTCTGGCCGATCCTGCGCGCCGTCGCTGCGGCTGGCGACACTTTCACCTATCCGCGCGATCTGGACGAGCACACCGCCAAGGCGTTGTGGATGGAAGCGCCGCCGGGCCGGACGATCGTCGCGACGGATGCGAACGGCACGATCCTCGGTACCGCCAAGATCAATCGCAACCAGGCCGGCGCCGGCAGCCATGTCGCGACAGCGAGCTTCATGGTGTCGCCAGCGGGGCGCGGAGGCGGCGTCGGCCGCACACTGGGCGAGGCGGCGATCGACTGGGCGCGAACGGCGGGATTCCGCGCGATGCAGTTTAACGCGGTGGTCTCGACCAATGCGGCGGCAGTGCATCTCTGGCGCTCGCTAGGCTTTGAGGTGGTCGGCGTGGTGCCGGGGGCGTTCGCTCATCCAGTGCACGGCGATGTGGCGCTGAACGTGATGCATCGATGGCTTTGA
- a CDS encoding DHA2 family efflux MFS transporter permease subunit, with product MANAALEAGGEDAEPTPLSGAKLLLAGVALALANFVVVLDTTIANVSVPHIAGGLAISPTQGTWVITSYSVADAISVPLTGWLASRFGTVRWFIMSLIGFGFFSMMCGLSGSLSMLVIFRILQGLSGGPLMPLSQSLLLRIFPKKSAGAAMGLWAMTTVCAPVAGPILGGLISDNWTWPWIFFINIPVVALCIFAVSRLVTPFETKKAKVGMDVVGLVLLVVWVGAFQLMLDTGREHDWFSSPFVVAMAIVAAIGFPAFVIWELGEKNPIVDIKVFRHRGFAVGTIAVALGFGAFFASVVLTPLWLQSVVGYTATEAGYATAFVGVFAIVMSPIAARLIGKVDLRISVCAGITWLAVMSLLRTGWSTDSTFWALSMPQLLQGFGMPFFFIGLTALALSAVKPSETTSAAGIMSFVRTLCGAIGTAMATTAWDNASRVSRSEMVPALNGVADRMSQLEARGLSTEQARGAIDRLVDAQASTVGATHVFALAFTVFLMAAAIVWVAPKPKRGVQMGAAH from the coding sequence ATGGCCAACGCGGCGCTTGAAGCGGGCGGTGAAGACGCCGAGCCGACACCGCTGAGCGGCGCCAAGCTGCTGCTCGCCGGAGTCGCGCTGGCGCTGGCCAATTTCGTCGTGGTGCTCGACACGACGATCGCCAATGTCTCGGTACCGCACATCGCCGGCGGGCTGGCGATTTCGCCCACGCAAGGCACCTGGGTGATCACTTCCTATTCGGTGGCCGACGCAATCAGCGTGCCGCTGACCGGCTGGCTCGCATCGCGCTTCGGCACGGTGCGCTGGTTCATCATGTCGCTGATCGGATTCGGTTTCTTCTCGATGATGTGCGGCCTGTCGGGCAGCCTGTCGATGCTGGTCATCTTCCGCATCCTGCAGGGCTTGTCGGGCGGCCCGCTGATGCCGCTGTCGCAATCGCTGCTGCTGCGCATCTTCCCCAAGAAGAGCGCCGGCGCGGCAATGGGCTTATGGGCGATGACCACGGTCTGCGCGCCGGTCGCCGGGCCGATCCTGGGCGGGCTGATCAGCGACAATTGGACCTGGCCGTGGATCTTCTTCATCAACATTCCGGTCGTCGCTTTGTGCATCTTCGCGGTATCGCGGCTGGTCACGCCGTTCGAGACCAAGAAAGCCAAGGTCGGCATGGACGTAGTCGGACTTGTCCTGCTGGTGGTGTGGGTCGGCGCATTCCAGCTGATGCTCGACACAGGGCGCGAGCATGACTGGTTCTCCTCCCCCTTCGTTGTCGCGATGGCGATCGTCGCGGCGATCGGCTTTCCTGCGTTCGTGATCTGGGAGCTGGGCGAGAAAAATCCGATCGTCGATATCAAGGTGTTCCGCCACCGTGGCTTCGCGGTCGGCACGATCGCGGTTGCATTGGGCTTCGGCGCGTTCTTCGCATCGGTCGTGCTGACGCCGCTATGGTTGCAGTCGGTGGTCGGTTACACCGCGACCGAGGCGGGTTATGCCACCGCGTTCGTCGGCGTGTTCGCGATCGTGATGTCGCCGATCGCGGCGCGGCTCATCGGCAAAGTCGATCTGCGCATCTCGGTCTGTGCTGGGATCACCTGGCTGGCGGTAATGTCGCTGTTGCGCACAGGCTGGAGTACCGATTCCACCTTCTGGGCGCTGTCGATGCCGCAACTATTGCAAGGTTTCGGCATGCCGTTCTTCTTCATCGGCCTGACCGCGCTGGCGCTGTCGGCGGTCAAGCCGAGCGAGACGACGTCGGCGGCGGGCATCATGAGTTTCGTACGGACCTTGTGCGGCGCGATTGGCACGGCGATGGCGACGACCGCCTGGGACAATGCCAGCCGGGTCAGCCGGTCGGAGATGGTCCCGGCGCTTAACGGGGTGGCCGACCGGATGAGTCAGCTCGAGGCGCGCGGGCTGTCGACCGAACAGGCACGCGGCGCGATCGACCGACTGGTCGATGCGCAGGCATCGACGGTCGGCGCGACGCATGTCTTCGCACTGGCGTTCACCGTGTTCCTGATGGCGGCGGCGATCGTGTGGGTGGCGCCCAAACCGAAGCGCGGGGTTCAAATGGGCGCTGCGCACTGA
- a CDS encoding HlyD family efflux transporter periplasmic adaptor subunit yields MADAPAAEPTANAAPASDTIAPPTAGKRRKLLTILAIVVVVAAAIWGLWYFLTQAGRVHTDNAYVGADSAQVTSLVSGAVIDVRVGGTQVVKKGDILVVIDPADAKIDVATAEAALRQAQQRFGQSAALAGSARAKAQSRSAEIAQARAQLVEANATLARAKIDLDRRQQLIGSGAASGEELSTARAAYQTALAGRDLARAGITSAIATQTSAGGDAAASEALVRGTTIDTAPDVATARARLDKAQLDLARTVIRAPVDGIVTNRQVQIGQRIAAGAPIMTIVPVATAYVDANFKESQLREVRFGQPVELTSDFYGGDVVFHGKVTGFAGGTGAAFSLIPAQNATGNWVKVVQRLPVRVTIDPKDLRDHPLRVGLTMDAVIDTRGK; encoded by the coding sequence ATGGCCGATGCCCCCGCCGCGGAGCCAACCGCCAACGCCGCCCCCGCATCCGACACCATCGCGCCGCCGACTGCCGGCAAGCGCAGGAAACTGCTGACGATCCTCGCGATCGTGGTGGTCGTCGCGGCGGCGATCTGGGGCCTGTGGTATTTCCTGACCCAGGCGGGCCGGGTGCATACCGACAATGCCTATGTCGGCGCGGATTCGGCGCAGGTGACCTCGCTCGTCTCGGGCGCGGTGATCGATGTTCGGGTCGGCGGCACGCAAGTGGTCAAAAAGGGCGATATCCTGGTCGTGATCGACCCGGCCGATGCGAAGATCGACGTCGCGACCGCCGAGGCCGCGCTGCGCCAGGCGCAGCAGCGCTTCGGCCAGTCCGCCGCGCTCGCCGGATCGGCGCGCGCAAAGGCACAGTCGCGCAGTGCCGAGATCGCTCAGGCCCGCGCCCAACTGGTAGAAGCCAATGCCACGCTCGCCCGTGCGAAAATCGATCTCGACCGACGCCAGCAATTGATCGGCAGCGGCGCCGCGTCAGGTGAGGAATTGAGCACCGCGCGTGCCGCCTATCAGACAGCACTCGCTGGGCGCGACCTGGCGCGGGCCGGGATCACCTCCGCGATCGCGACACAAACCTCGGCCGGCGGGGACGCCGCAGCGAGCGAGGCGCTGGTGCGCGGCACCACGATCGACACCGCGCCCGATGTCGCGACCGCGCGTGCGCGGCTCGACAAGGCGCAACTCGATCTTGCGCGTACCGTGATCCGCGCGCCGGTCGACGGCATCGTCACCAACCGCCAGGTGCAGATCGGCCAGCGCATCGCGGCCGGTGCGCCGATCATGACGATCGTCCCGGTCGCGACCGCCTATGTCGACGCCAATTTCAAAGAGAGTCAGTTGCGCGAAGTGCGCTTTGGCCAGCCGGTCGAGCTGACGTCCGACTTCTACGGCGGCGACGTGGTGTTCCACGGCAAGGTCACCGGCTTTGCCGGCGGCACCGGCGCGGCCTTCTCGCTGATCCCCGCGCAAAACGCGACGGGCAATTGGGTCAAGGTCGTGCAACGCCTGCCGGTGCGCGTGACGATCGACCCGAAGGACCTGCGCGATCATCCGCTTCGCGTCGGGCTGACGATGGATGCGGTCATCGACACGCGCGGCAAATAA
- a CDS encoding efflux transporter outer membrane subunit — MSRFLLISVSLAALLGGCASVPDLGAKPELRGPAALESSQALAASGVQQRNWPAADWWKAFGDPQLDGLIDEALKASPDVAAATARIAAAEALARQTGAALQPGLTVDGTVGGNKQSKNLGIPPQFVPNGIQDTGRLTATASFNLDLWGKNRAALAAATSEAEAARVDADQARLMLTTNIAAAYAELAQYHAERDVAVEALRVRSASATLTAQRVAVGVDARGSQRQAESRVPAARADIAALDEAIALTRNRLAALAGAGPDRGLSIKRPAIATAPAGLPDNVGIDLIGRRPDIVAARLRAEAASKRIKIAKADFYPNINLTALVGLQSLGLGQLFEGGSSYGNAGPAFSLPIFDGGRIRGRYAEARADYDTAVARYDGVLVTALHEAADAVASQRALDQRLAEQRASLVAAADASRIATLRYEGGLSTQLTVLTANDFELTARRAVADLEARRLTLDIALIRALGGGYRQTNTTETK, encoded by the coding sequence ATGAGTCGATTTCTTCTCATTTCCGTGAGTCTCGCCGCCCTGCTCGGCGGGTGCGCGAGCGTGCCCGATCTCGGTGCGAAACCGGAATTGCGTGGGCCGGCAGCGCTCGAATCGTCACAAGCGCTTGCCGCATCGGGTGTCCAACAGCGCAACTGGCCAGCCGCCGATTGGTGGAAGGCGTTTGGCGATCCACAGCTCGACGGACTGATCGACGAAGCGTTGAAAGCGTCGCCTGATGTCGCCGCCGCGACGGCGCGGATCGCCGCCGCCGAGGCCTTGGCGCGACAGACCGGCGCGGCGCTGCAGCCAGGGCTGACGGTGGACGGCACGGTCGGCGGCAACAAGCAGAGCAAAAATCTCGGCATCCCGCCACAATTCGTGCCCAATGGCATCCAGGATACCGGGCGGCTCACGGCGACGGCATCGTTCAACCTCGATCTGTGGGGCAAGAACCGCGCTGCGCTCGCCGCCGCGACATCCGAGGCCGAAGCAGCGCGAGTCGATGCCGATCAGGCGCGACTGATGCTGACCACCAATATCGCCGCCGCCTATGCCGAGCTGGCGCAATATCATGCCGAGCGCGATGTTGCGGTCGAAGCGCTCAGAGTGCGTAGCGCAAGCGCGACATTGACTGCGCAACGCGTCGCGGTCGGCGTCGATGCACGCGGCAGCCAGCGCCAGGCCGAGTCGCGCGTGCCCGCCGCTCGCGCCGACATCGCCGCGCTCGACGAAGCGATCGCCCTCACCCGTAACCGGTTGGCCGCGCTAGCCGGCGCAGGCCCCGATCGCGGCTTGAGCATAAAGCGGCCGGCCATTGCCACCGCCCCTGCTGGCCTGCCCGACAATGTCGGAATCGATCTGATCGGCCGGCGTCCGGACATCGTCGCGGCGCGGCTGCGCGCCGAGGCGGCGAGCAAACGGATCAAGATCGCGAAGGCGGATTTCTATCCCAATATCAACCTGACCGCTTTGGTCGGGCTGCAATCGCTTGGTCTCGGGCAGCTGTTCGAGGGCGGATCGAGCTATGGCAATGCCGGTCCAGCATTTAGCTTGCCGATCTTCGACGGCGGGCGGATCAGGGGGCGCTATGCCGAGGCACGCGCCGATTACGACACCGCTGTCGCGCGTTATGATGGGGTGCTGGTCACTGCGCTGCACGAAGCCGCCGATGCGGTCGCAAGCCAGCGTGCGCTCGACCAGCGGCTTGCCGAGCAACGCGCCTCGCTTGTCGCGGCGGCGGATGCGAGCCGGATCGCGACGCTGCGTTATGAAGGCGGGCTGTCGACCCAGCTGACCGTGCTAACCGCCAATGATTTCGAGCTGACGGCGCGACGTGCGGTAGCGGACCTGGAGGCGCGACGCCTCACACTGGATATCGCGCTGATCCGCGCGCTCGGCGGTGGATACCGCCAGACCAATACCACGGAGACCAAGTAA
- a CDS encoding TetR/AcrR family transcriptional regulator C-terminal domain-containing protein — MSSIASEVGGSKTTLWSYFPSKQDLFAAVVDDIVERYAAALTIELDDAEPVEPALRRFGNAMMATILAPSIVALHRVVIGEARRFPELGELFYARGSRRGKERLAGFVAAAMADGRLRQGDPMVAARQFASMCQSGCFQESLLGIDQGRCADRIAQDVDTALDSFMRAWAPDPVELGG; from the coding sequence ATGTCCTCGATCGCGTCCGAAGTCGGCGGATCGAAGACCACGCTCTGGTCCTATTTTCCGTCCAAGCAGGATCTGTTCGCCGCTGTGGTCGACGACATTGTCGAGCGATATGCCGCTGCGCTGACCATCGAGTTGGACGATGCCGAACCGGTCGAGCCGGCGTTGCGCCGCTTCGGTAACGCGATGATGGCGACCATTCTGGCGCCGTCGATCGTCGCGCTGCACCGTGTGGTGATCGGCGAGGCGCGGCGTTTCCCCGAGCTTGGTGAACTATTCTATGCGCGGGGTTCGCGGCGCGGCAAGGAACGGCTCGCCGGCTTCGTTGCCGCCGCGATGGCCGACGGGCGGCTCCGTCAGGGCGACCCGATGGTCGCGGCCCGCCAGTTCGCCTCGATGTGCCAGTCTGGCTGTTTCCAGGAATCGCTGCTTGGTATCGACCAAGGGCGCTGCGCCGATCGGATCGCGCAGGACGTCGATACCGCGCTCGACAGCTTCATGCGCGCTTGGGCGCCGGATCCGGTTGAGCTCGGGGGCTAA
- a CDS encoding TonB-dependent receptor yields the protein MPSFKRAMLRVSLCAVAVAIAHPALAADDDDKDILVIGQKDAPISIEPRGLSVSLGQDQFDGVNAFNTEDLIKYAPDFFVRTRYIGDNNAVPGFRGTHSAQSARSLVMVDGFVVSNFLGNSFGFPPAWGIVSPTEVKQFDIVYGPYSARYPGNSMGGIVNISTRAPDRNEAFGTVQTFVQPYRQYGTRDDFYGYAAEAGFALKGDNSPFGFRASVRRLRNDSQPMQYYQFGYSATLYDKPNDGTPVTGAYADPALIPVAGANVVAPVIGDYSSVATRQDQVRAQLRFDHGEFHAEALFTYWWNREETLHPKTYLRDAAGNPFYGDATGQASFGGHTYTLNPTSSFRLGLAAKDEWLAGLKLEGPIAGFDVRANLSTLRFDRQESRSSGGYAAGIANGAGQVTEQGPTGWYTGDLIVTRTLGSHDIAFGVNGNLYETDQSVFDTTNWRAASGRTQRTRTFGRTRTIGVFAEDVIGLDADTLLTLGLRADWWRGYDGGLTARATSGAQAGQLVMQRYAARTETALNPKLALKRGLGDGWAAELSLALATRFPTVGELFQGSLNGDGSFNQNSFDPNLKPEKSRDANFLLRKRFGPVTLTGSLFYQRIRDAIFSYVGFNQAGVSTSNFKNIDLTRQYGAELIAEVRDWPAQGLDIDANAAWINVETVRNRADRNSEGVQFPRIPSWRLNGNLRWRLLPSLQAVIGVRFASRPNTDLDGLQRGDAYGYTSELFALDLKANLDLAKNLRLAAGVNNLTNDSAWVFHPYPQRTFLIEAGIKL from the coding sequence ATGCCCAGTTTCAAACGCGCCATGCTGCGCGTCTCGCTTTGTGCGGTCGCCGTTGCGATCGCGCACCCGGCTTTGGCCGCCGATGACGACGATAAGGACATCCTGGTCATCGGACAGAAAGATGCGCCCATCTCGATCGAACCACGTGGCCTGTCGGTGAGCCTCGGCCAGGATCAATTCGACGGCGTCAATGCCTTCAATACCGAAGATCTGATCAAATATGCGCCCGATTTCTTCGTGCGCACCCGCTATATCGGTGACAATAACGCGGTGCCGGGCTTTCGCGGCACCCATAGTGCGCAGAGTGCCCGGTCGCTGGTGATGGTCGACGGCTTCGTTGTTTCCAACTTCCTCGGCAATTCGTTCGGTTTTCCACCCGCCTGGGGCATTGTCAGCCCGACCGAGGTCAAGCAGTTCGATATCGTCTACGGCCCCTATTCGGCACGTTATCCGGGCAATTCGATGGGTGGCATCGTCAACATCTCCACCCGCGCGCCCGACCGCAACGAAGCGTTCGGCACCGTGCAGACCTTCGTCCAGCCCTATCGCCAATATGGTACGCGCGACGATTTCTACGGCTATGCTGCAGAGGCCGGTTTCGCGCTGAAGGGCGATAACAGCCCGTTCGGCTTTCGCGCCTCGGTGCGGCGGCTGCGCAACGACAGCCAGCCGATGCAATATTATCAGTTCGGTTATTCGGCCACGCTCTACGACAAGCCCAATGACGGGACGCCGGTCACCGGTGCCTATGCCGATCCGGCGCTGATCCCCGTTGCAGGCGCGAACGTCGTTGCCCCGGTGATCGGCGACTATAGCTCGGTCGCGACGCGGCAGGATCAAGTCCGTGCGCAACTCCGCTTCGACCACGGGGAGTTCCATGCCGAAGCGCTGTTCACCTATTGGTGGAACCGCGAGGAGACACTCCATCCGAAAACCTATCTCCGCGATGCAGCGGGCAACCCCTTTTACGGTGATGCAACCGGGCAGGCGAGTTTCGGCGGGCATACATACACGCTCAATCCCACGAGCAGTTTCCGCCTCGGCCTTGCCGCCAAGGACGAATGGCTGGCGGGGTTGAAGCTGGAAGGCCCGATCGCCGGTTTTGACGTGCGCGCCAATCTTTCGACGCTGCGCTTTGACCGGCAAGAAAGCCGCAGCTCGGGCGGTTATGCCGCCGGCATCGCCAACGGCGCGGGACAGGTGACCGAACAGGGACCGACCGGCTGGTACACCGGCGACTTGATCGTCACCCGGACATTGGGCAGCCATGACATTGCGTTCGGCGTGAACGGCAATCTCTATGAAACTGATCAGTCGGTGTTCGACACGACCAATTGGCGCGCCGCCAGCGGCCGAACTCAGCGCACCCGCACCTTTGGACGCACGCGCACGATCGGAGTCTTCGCCGAGGATGTGATTGGCCTCGATGCCGATACGCTGCTGACCCTGGGGCTACGCGCCGACTGGTGGCGCGGTTATGATGGCGGTCTGACGGCACGTGCGACCAGCGGTGCGCAGGCCGGGCAATTGGTCATGCAGCGCTATGCCGCGCGCACGGAAACCGCGCTTAACCCCAAGCTCGCGCTCAAGCGTGGTCTGGGCGATGGCTGGGCGGCCGAGCTCTCCCTCGCGCTGGCGACGCGCTTTCCTACCGTTGGCGAGCTGTTCCAAGGATCGCTCAATGGCGATGGCAGCTTCAATCAGAACAGTTTCGATCCCAATCTGAAGCCCGAGAAGAGCCGCGACGCGAACTTCCTGCTGCGCAAGCGCTTTGGCCCCGTCACGCTGACCGGTAGCCTGTTCTACCAGCGCATCCGCGATGCGATCTTCAGCTATGTCGGGTTCAATCAGGCAGGCGTCTCGACGTCCAATTTCAAGAATATCGACCTGACCCGCCAATATGGCGCAGAACTGATCGCGGAGGTACGCGACTGGCCCGCACAAGGCCTGGATATCGACGCCAATGCCGCCTGGATCAATGTCGAAACGGTGCGCAACCGCGCCGATCGAAACTCGGAAGGGGTGCAATTCCCGCGCATCCCGAGCTGGCGGCTCAACGGCAATCTGCGCTGGCGGCTTTTGCCATCGCTGCAGGCCGTGATCGGCGTGCGTTTTGCGAGCCGGCCCAATACCGATCTCGACGGGCTGCAGCGCGGCGACGCCTATGGTTATACCTCGGAATTGTTCGCACTCGACCTCAAGGCAAATCTGGACCTGGCGAAGAATCTGCGTCTTGCGGCCGGGGTCAACAATCTCACCAATGACAGCGCCTGGGTGTTTCATCCCTATCCGCAGCGCACCTTCCTGATCGAAGCGGGGATCAAGCTATGA